Proteins from one Triticum aestivum cultivar Chinese Spring chromosome 7A, IWGSC CS RefSeq v2.1, whole genome shotgun sequence genomic window:
- the LOC123151335 gene encoding peroxidase 1 gives MAMGSFLIPISLLVLAASSAVAQLEMGYYRKSCPDVEAIVREEMVKIISAAPSLAGPLLRLHFHDCFVRGCDASVLLDSTKGNLAERDAKPNKSLRGFGSVERVKAKLEAACPGVVSCADVLTLMARDAVVLAKGPSWPVALGRRDGSVSTATEASDELPPSFGDVPLLTRIFASKGLDLKDLVVLSGAHTLGTAHCPSFADRLYNTTGNGLVDPSLDSEYADKLRLKCKSVHDKSMLSEMDPGSYRTFDTSYYRHVAKRRGLFRSDAALLTDATTEEYVRHVATGKFDDAFFRDFSESMIKMGNIGVLIGRDGDIRKKCYVLN, from the exons ATGGCGATGGGGTCTTTCCTGATCCCTATATCCCTGCTGGTTCtcgccgcgagctcggccgtggcCCAGCTGGAGATGGGATACTACCGCAAGTCATGCCCGGACGTGGAGGCGATAGTCCGCGAGGAGATGGTGAAGATCATCTCCGCCGCGCCCAGCCTCGCCGGCCCGCTCCTCCGCCTTCATTTCCACGACTGCTTTGTCAGG GGCTGTGACGCGTCTGTGCTGCTGGACTCCACCAAGGGCAACCTGGCAGAGAGGGACGCCAAGCCCAACAAGAGCCTGCGGGGATTCGGCTCCGTGGAGCGGGTGAAGGCCAAGCTCGAGGCCGCATGCCCGGGCGTTGTGTCCTGCGCCGACGTACTCACGCTCATGGCCCGCGACGCCGTCGTCCTGGCCAAGGGACCCTCCTGGCCCGTGGCGCTCGGCAGGAGAGACGGCAGCGTGTCCACTGCCACGGAGGCGAGCGACGAGCTGCCACCCTCCTTCGGCGACGTCCCTCTGCTCACCCGGATCTTCGCCTCCAAGGGGCTCGACCTCAAGGACCTCGTCGTCCTCTCCGGCGCGCACACGCTCGGGACGGCGCACTGCCCGTCGTTCGCCGACCGGCTCTACAACACCACCGGAAACGGCCTCGTCGACCCGTCGCTGGACAGCGAGTATGCCGACAAGCTGAGGCTCAAGTGCAAGAGCGTCCACGACAAGAGCATGCTGTCGGAGATGGATCCCGGCAGCTACAGGACCTTCGACACCAGCTATTACCGTCACGTCGCCAAGCGCAGGGGGCTCTTCCGCTCCGACGCTGCCCTGCTCACTGACGCCACCACCGAGGAATACGTCCGGCACGTCGCTACCGGCAAGTTCGACGACGCGTTCTTCAGGGATTTCAGCGAGTCCATGATCAAGATGGGCAACATCGGCGTGCTTATCGGCCGTGATGGAGACATAAGGAAGAAATGCTACGTCCTCAACTAG